The following are encoded in a window of Vigna unguiculata cultivar IT97K-499-35 chromosome 8, ASM411807v1, whole genome shotgun sequence genomic DNA:
- the LOC114195662 gene encoding mediator of RNA polymerase II transcription subunit 36a-like — protein MAPPRGRGGGGGGFRGGRGDRGRGRGGGGRGGDRGTPFKARGGGRGGGRGGGRGGGRGGGRGGMKGGSKVVVQPHRHEGIFIAKGKEDALVTKNLVPGEAVYNEKRITVQNEDGSKEEYRIWNPFRSKLAAAILGGVDNIWIKPGARVLYLGAASGTTVSHVSDIVGPTGVVYAVEFSHRSGRDLVNMAKKRTNVIPIIEDARHPAKYRMLVGMVDVIFSDVAQPDQARILGLNASYYLKSGGHFVISIKANCIDSTVPAEAVFESEVNKLKADQFKPFEQVTLEPFERDHACVVGGYRMPKKKKDTAA, from the exons ATGGCTCCTCCCAGAG gtcgtggtggtggtggtggaggtttCAGGGGTGGTAGGGGAGACAGAGGTAGAGGAAGGGGCGGTGGTGGAAGAGGAGGAGACAGGGGTACACCCTTTAAAGCCAGAGGTGGCGGGAGAGGAGGAGGCAGAGGAGGTGGCCGTGGAGGAGGTAGAGGTGGTGGCCGTGGTGGAATGAAGGGAGGGAGTAAGGTCGTTGTTCAACCACATAGACACGAGGGTATTTTTATTGCCAAGGGTAAAGAAGACGCCCTTGTCACTAAGAATCTGGTTCCTGGTGAAGCTGTTTATAATGAGAAAAGGATAACTGTTCAG AACGAAGATGGTTCCAAAGAAGAATACAGAATTTGGAATCCTTTCCGCTCGAAGTTGGCTGCTGCCATCCTTGGTGGAGTTGATAACATATGGATT AAACCTGGTGCCAGAGTCCTTTACTTAGGAGCTGCTTCTGGCACAACTGTTTCTCATGTTTCTGACATTGTTGGCCCC ACAGGAGTCGTGTATGCAGTTGAATTTTCCCATAGAAGTGGACGTGATTTGGTCAATATGGCAAAGAAGCGTACTAATGTTATACCCATTATTGAAGATGCTAGACATCCCGCTAAGTACAGGATGTTAGTTGGTATGGTTGATGTCATATTTTCTGATGTTGCCCAGCCTGATCAG GCAAGGATTTTGGGACTCAATGCTTCGTATTATCTCAAATCTGGAGGTCATTTTGTTATTTCAATCAAG GCTAACTGCATAGACTCAACAGTTCCTGCGGAGGCAGTGTTTGAAAGCGAAGTGAACAAGTTGAAGGCTGATCAATTCAAGCCATTCGAGCAAGTGACCCTTGAACCATTCGAGAGGGACCATGCTTGTGTTGTTGGTGGATACAGAATGCCTAAGAAGAAAAAGGACACAGCAGCGTAG